Part of the Micromonospora sp. WMMA1363 genome, GTTAACGCTAAACTATCTTGGCCAAGGCGCGTTGATTTTAAAGATGCCAGATAGCGAGAGTAATCCGTTCTTCATGCTGGTACCTAACTGGGCGCGGTTGCCGATGGTTATCCTGGCAACCATGGCCACGATAATCGCGTCCCAGGCCGTGATCTCCGGCTCCTATACGATGGCGCGCCAGTCCATGGAGTTGGGTTTTTTCCCGCGGCTGAAGATCCGCCATACCTCCCGCCGCAGGTACGGCCAGATCTATATTCCTGCGGTGAACTGGTTTCTTTTCGCTGCGGTTTTGATAGTGACGCTAGGGTTCGAGTCGTCGACGAAACTAGCCGGTGCGTACGGTGCAGCGGTCACCGTCACACTCTTGATCACGACGATTCTGTTTCTGGTCGTCGCCCGGGTCTTGTGGAGCTGGGCCACCCGATGGTTAGTACTATTCGGGGTTGTTTTTGTTGGAATCGAAATCATTTTCTCCCTTTCAACCCTTCCTAAATTTGTTAACGGTGCCTGGGTGCCGCTGCTTATTGCGATAATATTGTACGCCGTCATGGCGACCTGGCAACGTGGGTCCAGAATGGTCACTAGAAAACGGAGTGAACGGGAAGGTAAGCTATCGGACTTTCTTGGCATATTGCGGGACCCGGACCTTCAACGGGTTCAGGGCACTGCCGTCTTTCCGCACCCGAATAAGGAAACTGTCCCATTGGCGCTACGCGCAAACGTTGCGCATAACCGCGTACGACACGAAAATATAGTGATAGTTTCGGAACGCATAGAAGATGTCCCACACATTCCTTTGGATCGACGTCTAGCCATCGACACTCTCGGGGATCCGGGTGACGGAATCACGCACATCTCTGCCACTTTCGGCTTTCGAGATAATATCGAGTACCCCGAGATTCTGCGCCATGCCGCTAATCACCCTAAAGGCCGAGGAATGACTCTCAATCGGGTCACCTATTTTATCTCACAGATTAGGCTAATCAAAACCAGCCGTGCCGGGATGGCTGGTTGGCGCAAAATACTATTTATACGTCTCAACAACAACAGTGCCTCCCAAGCGGAACGGCTACGCCTTCCCGCAGAGCAGACAATCGTCCTCAGCACCGAGGTCGGTGTTTGAGTCTTCACACGGCGTGCTTGCGTGTGAGGCACTGTCTGTCATCTTCCATAATACTCCCAGCTTCCGACCTGGAGGGCCATTCAAAACTCGGTCGACACCCATGGATGTCACGTTGAGTGAGGTTCGAGGGCAATGCCACGTAGGCTAGGTTGATCTTGGGTGTGGCCTGCGGTTTTGTGTGGACTCGCGGGTGGTGCGGCGTGGCGGGGTGGCCGTGGTTCGGCGGGCTGTTTTGATCTCGGGTCATGTCGGTGGATGTGGTGGATCGTCCGGCGGTGCGGTCGGATCAGGTCACGCTCGGGGTGTTGATCTCGCAGGTGTCGCGGGAGGAGGTCGACGCGGCGGTTGAGGTGTGCGGGGTGCGGGAGAAGCGGTCGGACGGGAAACTGCCGGCGCATGTGACCGCGTATCTGACGTTGGGGCTGGCGTTGTTCCCCGACGATGACTACACCGAGGTCGCGAGCAAGGTCACCGGGTCGTTGGACCGGTTCGGGTGCTGGAGTGCGGGGTGGAGCGTGCCGACGTCCAGCGCCATCACTCAGGCGCGGAAACGGTTGGGTCGCCAGGTGTTCGCCGAGGTGTTCGAGCGCACGTGCGGGCCGGTCGCGGGTGAGGCGGGCCCGCACGTGCAGGTGGCCGCGCTGGGCACCGCGCGGGGGTCTTTCCTGCGCCGGTGGCGGCTGCTGGCGATCGACGGGTTCGAGGTCGACCTGCCCGACAGCGACGAGAACGCGGCCGAGTTGGGGTACGCCGGGTCGGGGGAAAACCGTTCGGCGTTCCCGAAGGCCCGGGTAGTGGCCCTCGCAGAGTGCGGCACCCACGCCTTCGTCGCCGCCGAGATCGGCGGCTACGCCGTGGGAGAGAAGACCCTCGCGCAGCGCCTGTACCCGCGGCTGCGGTCCGACGAACTGCTCACCGCTGACCGGGGGTTCTACTCCTGGCAGGCGTGGGATGCCGCCCAGGCCACCGGCGCGGCGTTGCTGTGGCGGACCCCGAACCAGCTCGACCTGCCCGTGGTCAAGGTCCTGTCCGACGGCACCTATCTCACCGTCCTGATCAAGCCGACTGTCCATGGCGGTCGACGGGAACGGCTCCTCGCAGCCGCCCGCGGCGAGGCTGATCTGACCGACATCAACACTGTTCCCGACGCGTTCGACGACCAGGGCCTGCCGGTCGTCCACCTCGCCAGAGTGGTCGAGTACGACGTACCCGACCGCGTCGGTAACGGCACCGGCGAACTGATCGCCCTGATCACCACAATCATCGACCCCGCCGACGCCCGCGCCGACGAACTGGCCGCCGCGTACCACGAACGCTGGGAGGAAGAAACCGCCAACGACCAGCTCAAAACCCACCTCCGTGGTCCCGGACGGGTGCTGCGGTCCCGCCTGCCGGACCTGGCCCATCAGGAGATCTGGGCCTACCTGATCGTCCACCACGCGATCAGCGCACTGACCGCGAAAGCGTCCGCCGCCGCTGACCTCGATCCAGATCGGATCTCCTTCACCAAGGCCCTGCGCCTGATCCGCCGCACCGCCACCGGGACGGCGGACATTCCCCCCTCAGGACTGGACTGACCGACTACCGACCCACCTTGCCCAGATCGCCGCTCTCCTGATCCCCACCCGACGCGAACG contains:
- a CDS encoding IS4 family transposase → MSVDVVDRPAVRSDQVTLGVLISQVSREEVDAAVEVCGVREKRSDGKLPAHVTAYLTLGLALFPDDDYTEVASKVTGSLDRFGCWSAGWSVPTSSAITQARKRLGRQVFAEVFERTCGPVAGEAGPHVQVAALGTARGSFLRRWRLLAIDGFEVDLPDSDENAAELGYAGSGENRSAFPKARVVALAECGTHAFVAAEIGGYAVGEKTLAQRLYPRLRSDELLTADRGFYSWQAWDAAQATGAALLWRTPNQLDLPVVKVLSDGTYLTVLIKPTVHGGRRERLLAAARGEADLTDINTVPDAFDDQGLPVVHLARVVEYDVPDRVGNGTGELIALITTIIDPADARADELAAAYHERWEEETANDQLKTHLRGPGRVLRSRLPDLAHQEIWAYLIVHHAISALTAKASAAADLDPDRISFTKALRLIRRTATGTADIPPSGLD
- a CDS encoding KUP/HAK/KT family potassium transporter, producing the protein MLGALGVVYGDIATNPIYSLKILFAADHSLSSSASDVFGVISLIFWTITLTVSVNYMFFMLRADNDGEGGIMALTALARRALRRADTRHVAAAMALGAIGSALYFGDSVITPAISVLSAMEGLEVVSPGWSVAVLPLSVAVIISLFILQPWGTGRVGSIFGPVMFLWVICLGVTGAAEVFRNPGIIAGLSPTYAALLIVEHPVAAFIAMGSVVLTITGIAALYADLSNFGLVPIRRTWFIFVFPALTLNYLGQGALILKMPDSESNPFFMLVPNWARLPMVILATMATIIASQAVISGSYTMARQSMELGFFPRLKIRHTSRRRYGQIYIPAVNWFLFAAVLIVTLGFESSTKLAGAYGAAVTVTLLITTILFLVVARVLWSWATRWLVLFGVVFVGIEIIFSLSTLPKFVNGAWVPLLIAIILYAVMATWQRGSRMVTRKRSEREGKLSDFLGILRDPDLQRVQGTAVFPHPNKETVPLALRANVAHNRVRHENIVIVSERIEDVPHIPLDRRLAIDTLGDPGDGITHISATFGFRDNIEYPEILRHAANHPKGRGMTLNRVTYFISQIRLIKTSRAGMAGWRKILFIRLNNNSASQAERLRLPAEQTIVLSTEVGV